TCACAAATGCTCCAGTATGAGTGGTGTGATCAGCTCACCCAGGTGTGCTGATTTATCATGTCagtgagcagaggctgcaggggctgaaCCCAACCCCTCTGAGCTGTTGAGAGCTTCCCTTCAGCCTGCCCCAAGGTGCACCCACTCCCCTTCACAAGCCCTGGGGGTCTGCCTCCCTACCCCCCACAGAAGAGTCTGTGCAAAGAACCAGTTTTATTCACACAGGCACATCAGATGTCAAGGAAACACAAAACATACAGGAACTATACAGGGAGGCTCCACCTTCACACACACCATCACTATTAAcaatatttcagaaataaataaaagtgaTGTTGCTGTAGAAACCCACAAGGACGATGCTCTCCTCTGTTCACCAGGCACAGCTGACCTTGCAGACCTCATCCTCCCCATCTCTTCAGTTTGAGAAGTACTTCTCCAGCACCTTTGTTAAAAGCCCTGTCTCCTACAAAACAAGACACAACAGTGAGACATGGGGCCGTGCACACAACCACCACCATCACCACCCATGCTGGTACCGTGGGGCAGATCAGACAAACATCCCATGCTGGAgcaccctggcactgcaggggtggcTTGGCATGGCACAAGAGAAGGACAGAGCCAGAAGCTTCCATCTGGGCTCCAACAGCTGAACCACAATCAGATGTCTGAGGGAAACTTCATCCCAGTGAGGCAGTAGCCACTGGGTTGAGCTTCAGGGGAGAGCCTCATTCAGCAGAAGgcaaaaagagacagaaaacacAGCAGGGAAGAGTCACAGAGGGTTTGTAGGATTGGCACTGACCACAGGTCCCAGAACTACACAGGGCAGCAGCTATCCTCAGCAGAAGGGCTCTCCCCAAACCCTGGAGCTGTTCCCTTCCACACTCGTGGTCTCTGCATCCTGGGGAGTCAATGCCACACACCCAAGGAGATGCCAAAGGATGGGAAGgatcctcctctgccagcccagTCTTTGTCACACAGAGCAACGTGGCAGCACTGTGAAGCCCCAGCACGCTGAGAGCCAAACCCTGTCTGCCACACGTGGCTTGAGAAGGAAGCAACAGATCCTGAGCAGGGCATGGAACAGGAGCttcacagggcagagcagtgagaaaggCTGTGAGGAAGGTGGGAACACGGCACACAGATGAGTTCAGGCTGGGTGCTGACACCTGGGGTCCAACAACAGTCATGCTGAGGGGGGGAAAGATGTCAGGGTGGCAGGAATTTGGACTGGCACTGTGACAACCACAAGAGCAAGAAACAATAAGGTCACACAGAACAGCATAATGTGGACAGCACTCAGAGGCAATGGGGAGAAGCAGTTCTGTAATACCCACAACAGTACAGACGTGAGGATGCCCTGGGGATGGGTGGGAGaagggagcaggaggggcaggagttGGGGAAGTGAAGTGCTCAGAGGTGCCCaagaagcaaaaccagaaacagCACCCAGCAAGGTGACCAAGGGGAGCAGAACACTGACAGGGAGAGGCTTCAGGCTTTGGGAAGAGAAAGTGAGGGGCAGGAGCCAGCTGCACATCAAGCAGCTCAGCTGTGATGCCATGTGTGGGCACACCAGCCCAGCTTGCCCTAGAGAGGCACCAAGGTGGGCACTGGCCAGGACCTGCATGGCCACAGACAAatcacctccagcagcagggctttggcaccagtgccaccctgtacccaccctgagctctgggaatgagcactggcagggctctggcacccagctggagcctggggcacagcacagcccctgtgcaCTTTGCACAGGCACATCTGCAACgtgagcagagaggagcagccctCCCATGCAGGGGggagccccagggagcagctctaCCAAATCCACACCACACCACAAGGCAGGGCAGCAcatctgccagctctcccatcTTCCCAACAAGTGCCCTCCTGCTCAAAGGTTCCTTGTGGGGGATGAGGAAGGGTCCAGAACCTCCACAGCCCTCATCTCCCCTCCAGCTGCATCTGAAGtgccaacactgcagcagcccagcacagcacactgCACAGGGAGTGGATGGGCTGGTGCCTTCAACATGCCCAGCTGTATCTTCACTGGGGGAAGCCCTCTGGGAACAGCTCTCTGGAATGCACCAGTTTACCTCAATCTGCTGGCAGTGAGTCCAAAAGGGGCTTGAGCAACCAGTGGCTCCCAGTCCTGCCAACTCTGCTCCACCTGTGCCAGAGAGGACAGAGCCCTGCCTAACCCTGCACAGCAGAAACAGCCTCACCTGcatgcagtgctgctggagagctCCTCAGGCATCTGCCTCAGTGGGACAGCACAGGTGGGACTGACCTAAGAGGATTTCATCCTTTTTAGACTCCCAGTTACTTCCTGCAGTGACTGGAAAGGGTGAGACACCAGGGAGGTGTGCAGGAGGCAACAGACAAGCAGACCACACAGACTAATTCCATTTATGGATGCAGAAATTCCATCTCTGGACTGAGCAATTCGATCTGTGCATCCTGCCTGAGGATCTGTGCCCGTGCATTGCTCCCAGGGGCAGGTTTTACACCAGGAGCTGAGCGAGCTCCGAGGTAAAAGCCACAGTGAGGGTCTGCTGATATACAGTGGCAGCAGCGGAGctcctgccctctccctgctccccaaaacctgctctgcagcagcatgaCCAATGCACATGTACTCCCTGCAAGGCTCTGTGCCCTCAGCATCGAGGGATCCCAGCCACAGTGACACAGAGCACTTTGCTTGACAGATGCCTTTCCCTTCACATACTGTGTCCCCTCTTGGTCTCCTGCTGTGGAGATAAGAGGGAGAAGGGATTTCCCTGTCCTTGGAATGGGGGACACCATCCTCTCCTGCATCTGGCTGAGGAAGCTTATTAACACCCCCTGGACACCACTGCTGTCACAGCTCCATTGCAGAGTTACTTGCTCATCCTCACACCCTTCCCAAGCACCTGGGACTACTTGTCACTGCCCAGCTAGACACAAGCCTCAGGAcacttctcctctctccctttaTGGGTGGTCTTAGGAAGTGGCTTAAGGAGGGCTAAAAAGAGGGTAAAGAGGGGAGTGCAcctccagcagctgtgcaggtgctcccctctccagcagagctcctcCACTTTTCTGCTCTGAGCATCTCCCTCTAGCTAAGTAAATGTTCACCTGGCCAGTGAGGTCGTATTTCCCCTGGTTCTCATCCAGTAGCCTTTCTTGCAAGAGGATTTTCAGGAGCTCCCGGGTCAGCAGTTCCATCATGTCCTCCAGCAGGGCTCGGAGAGAGGGACCGAAGACCACGGGCACCGCAGGCTCCTCGGCAGCCTCCAGGTGTTGGGAGCCTGTGACGCTCTTCTTCCCCATGAAGTGACCTGCAACAGCACACGCGGGGTgtctgggggacacagggctccagctgagctggcaCCGGCCACCCTGCACCTAATGCCCAAACCAGCCGAGTTAAGAGAAACCCAGAAACGCCAGCTCCTCGCTCCacgtgggatttttgggaaacTTCCCTCTCTGTTCCCGCTGACGAGATCTCTGCGGTTACAGAGATGCCACCGGGGATGTGAACCTCGCACCCAGGGATGCCAGactgctcagcctgtgggggaTGCCGgacgggctgcccagggatgcaGGTGGAGGTGACATCGCGGCAGTGCCAGCATGCCCGTCCCcgctgggctggcacaggcagccGCAGGACAGCGCGGGTGTCACCGCGCCCGCACCGGGGTCCCTGTGCCCTCGCCCGGTACCTGTGGCCCAGAGGTTGCCGCGGGGGTTGACCTTGATCTTGGCGGCCTGGCTGCGGTGCTCGGCGAAGTCCAGGTGCACGGCGGGTCCCAGCGCGGCtccgcagagcagcagcagcacgcaGCGCAGCGCCATCGCCGCCGCGGggcccgcgcccgccgccgcccgcttAAAGCCGCGGGGCGGGACCGCCACAGAGCCCGGCCCCGCCACAGAGCCCGGCCCCGCCACAGAGCCCCGCCAcacagcccggccccgccaCACGGCCCCGCCACAGAGCCCGGCCCCGCCACAGAGCCCGGCCCCGCCACACGGCCCCGCCACAGAGCCCGGCCCCGCCAcacagcccggccccgccaCACGGCCCCGACACAGAGCTCGGCCCCGCCACAGAGCCCGGCCCCGCCAcacggcccggccccgccacaCGGCCCCGACACAGAGCTCGGCCCCGCCACAGAGCCCGGCCCCGCCAcacagcccggccccgccaCACGGCCCCGACACAGAGCTCGGCCCCGCCACAGAGCCCGGCCCCGCCACACGGCCCGGCCCCTCCACACGGCCCGGCCCCTCCACACGGCCCTGCCCCGCCACAGAGCCCCGCCACAGAGCCCGGCCCCGCCACACGGCCCCGCCACACAACCCCGCCCGGCCACACGGCCCGGCCCCGTCACACAGCCCCGCCACAGAGCCCGGCCCGCTACACGCCCCGGCCCCTCCACacgccccggccccggcccggccgacACGCTCCGAGCCTGCccgtgcctgtcctgtgccgTCCCAGCGCCCCGGCGGAGCGGCAGACGTGGCAGAGGCAGCGCTGAGGTGGCCAGTGACGGACTCACCGCTGAGTCCGATCGCCATGCCCAGATCTCTCCATGTCCGTGCTTCCACCTTCTCCACGCTGCCTTTTTGCACtggagctcagccaggagaTCGTTCCCAGTTTAGCTCAAAGCCATCTCCCAGTACATGTGCCCGATTATCGGGATGGGTAATGGGGATCCCGTCCTCCGggacctgccagctctgcccagctccttcacttcccagagcagcctcccagAGGATCCCACACACTGCAGAGCATGAGCCGGAGCCTGTGTACCACTTCTCACCTTTCCCACTCCCTCTGAGATTTTGCAGACCGCTATTTTCTGATTACTGCACCCAAACCTTCCATGGACAATCATGTTCCCCGTGAGCTCCCCCTTTTCCATTAaagggatggagctgtgcccagccatgCCAGGGACACAGACAGTGGGACCTGGGGCATGGACTGTGTGCCCAGGGCTCAAATGAAGTGAATTCCAGGTGAAACTGGAAGCGTTTGATCAGAGGGCTCCAAGGCGCAGGTTGTGCTCTATTTCTTCTTGTCcttgcctgcagccagcagggattCCTCCAGGTTCCATATCTACACAGGGATACTCTCAGGGTGTGGGCCACAGTAGGCTGGGGTGAGTCTGGTGGGGGTACCCAGGGTCAGACAATCCTGGCAGGTCCATGGTGAGGAGGAGGGCCTGGGGCCAGGTTAAGCCAGTcaggcactgctgagctcccacAGCACGGATCAATGACAGACTGCAGGGTTCAGGTGGTTCCTGGGTCCGTGTGGATGAGAGAAGTCCATACCAGGTGCAGCCCATCAGTGTTCTAAAGGCCCTGACAGCTTCTGTGGATTTACAGTTCTGTAACTTTGCAAGGAGGTGCTGGTGGGTGGGGATGAGATGACCCAGTTCTCCTGGGAAATGGCAGAGGGAATTCATTCACAGTGCCATTCCAGCACGTGCTGCTgttcaggagagcagggctggaggtgaCACATTCCCCTTCAGCAGCAGGGGATCAGAGTTCCAACTGCAAACTCAGCTCTAGGCttacaggaaaggaagaaagaaaaaacccaaagtgTTCCTGTGTTACCAGACATCCTCCCAAGGTGTGTGAGTGTCCCCTTGGGTGGTCAGATCAGCAAGGGCTCCCTCACTGTTTCAGAGATGTGCCACAGCGATGGACATGGCCCTCTCAGGTGTGACACCTCTGCCAGCCTTGTCCAGGTGTGCTGGAGCTCCTGGACTCCAGAGCGGGATTTCACTCCGCTCTCTCACCGTGCTCCTTCCCTGTGTTCAGCAGAAgggctgagcaggcagagctcagcccacTCGAGGAGGTGACCCCAGGGGGCCATAGTGCAGTGCTCCCCCCAGATGTGGCACTCGCAGCACCCCAGCTCTCACATCCACATCACAGCAGCCTCGTGTCCCCgctgaggcagcagagacaggagACCTGAGGCCCCTGGTCCCAGTGGTGCTGGTGGCTGGGACAACTGCttgggctctgctgtcccctcccagtgctgcacctggacagacagaaacacCCCTgtccctcctccatttcctctctcAGCCTGTGTCCCTCCCGCAGTGTCCTGCCCTGCCATTGCACTGACAAAACACAGCTTGAAATGGATGGACGTCATCCCGAGCCTTTTCTTCTAAAGTTTTACATTCACTCATGGAGAAGGTGGGGGCTGTAGGAaggcaggaggaggatgaggatgggagGTCCAGAGAAGGAGCTGAATGTGAAGGAAGATCCTGGTGCTgcccagcactggcacagctgagtCTGGCTCCTCCTTACCCTGGGGAAGGGGTGTTTTTGGGAAAGCTGAGCAGCAATCCTCCACTGTGGAGAACAGCAAGCTGAAGGGTTACCTGTAGGATTAGGGAGGATGAAGGCAGGGATAAAGTGATCCCAATTACAGAGGCAGATGAAAGAGCCCTGGGCAATTATGGCACCAACTGAAGCGTGGCAGGGTTAAGTCCCATTCCTTCAGTGCTCCTacaggcagccccagggacaaGGGATGAGCAGTGGGAAGCTGCAGGGTTTCAAACAGGATGAAGGCTTGTGCACTGCTCTAATTAGATGCACAACAAAATGCACCCAGATGTTCCTTCTTTTTCAGCTGGTGGTGTCTCAGCCACGGTGGGAGCAGAGGAACAGGTATTTTCCATCCCAGTGGCACTGCTAAGGGAGCttgggaaaggctgggaaaagGAAATCAGGGAGCTCCTGCCCTTTTGCAGTGCCACTGTAAACCCTCAAAACCTGAGGGGATGTCAGATTAATTGCTGAGTACCAAGGCTTGACCTCATGATGTGTGTGGGGGAGATATGAGCTCATAACCTGATTTCAAGTCTGGAAAGAGCACCAGAACAGCTCCTCAGAGATGTGTTGGAGGCTGCAAGTGGGAGCACAGTTCAGGGCAGCCAGTGGGGCTTTATTGGAAAACAGCTGGTAAAAAGGTGCTCActcactgagcagcagcagcagcagtgctgtgatccaggcaggagcagcaattCCTTCCTCCACAGCAACCTTGGTAAATACCAGCCCCAGACACCAACAGAGagacctgatttttttttctggattttccaGCCTTCACAAAGAAGTTGCTCCTAATTTTAGGGAAAATAACTGGCACCCAGGACCTGAGCTCCAGAACCTGGTCACCAGTCTGGTGGGGTTTGTGGTAGATTTTCTGCCTCTCCCTTTGTCCCACTTTGGTGGGTCTGAGCAAGACACCCAGTCTGGAGCCTACTGGGACCTCCAGCATTCCAGGCAGGAATTGACACTGCAGTGCTTCTCTGCCACTCTCTGAGCTCTCTCCAGCTCAGCAGAGATTCACATCCCACCACCTACCATCCTCCAAGGGAATCTTCCCAccttatatattaaaaaaatccgTAGAAATTCTACTTTATAGATCAGTTTTGCTGGCAGAGGTCAGCACACCGACTTTCCCAGGTGATGCAGGAGatggggctgctggcagccccaGAAGTGACTCTGGAAAATGGCAGCTGCCAATGGTTATATCCTCGAGGCAGAGGAGGGTCTGCACAgagctcccctcccctctctggAGGATTTACCCTCCGGGGCTGggtgagagcagccctgcacagccccacaccCTCCAGGAATGTCCATTTCCACCCAAACCACCTCAAAGCTCCGGGAATCCTCAGCATCCCCAGatgcctgcagccagagggagcaggggttgttttgttctgtttcccccAGCAATTGACACACACAGTTTGCTCTGGATGGCCGCTGACCACAGAATTGACATTTTCACAGCACAATCTGTAACAACCCCGATGTTTCAGATGACAACATTTAACTTGGAACCCGTTGTTTCATAAATAGAGTTAAAATTGGTTTTTCTCCCTGTGCACCATTTTATATTTATGTACATTTAAACTTCATCTCCTTTATTACCCAgtctcttccctcttcccttctcccttttGTTCTTTACCTTTCAGCAAACAATCTCTCCTGTAAGGATCTCACCACCTGTTCTAgggctgcttccttccttcaGGAGCCTTTGCTGAGGGACCTTGCCAAATACATTTGGGAAATACAGGTGGATGATCCCTGTGCGTTCACCTTGCCCATAAGCCTCCAAATTCCTTCCACAAGTTCCAAGTCTACTCTCTTAGGGTGTTCTGTTCCTTATCAAACTCCTGTCCAAGTAGGGATAAGATGAGCAATAACAGACCTGTGAAACAGGCACTGGGAGCAAATCCTCTAAATGCACCTAAAGCTAAAGCAGGATTTcaccaggaaaagaaaggaaaccaCAACTAGGCAAAATAAATGGCTGTAAAAACTGCACAGCCAAAAGGGCCTCACTAACAAATGTAACAGACCAACCTGAAAATACCCTGGTTCAAGGGCTTTAAAGCAAGGcccattttgttttttctttgctttgcaTCCAGGTCTGGAGTCCTCAGCACAAGAAAGACACAGACcagttggagcaagtccagaggagaccacagagatgctctgagggctggagcccctctgctctggagccaggctgggagagctgaggtgttcccctggagaagagaagggtccaaggagacctcagagcccctgccagggcctgaacaggctccaggagagctggagagggactggggcaagggcctggagtgacaagACAAGGGGAAATatcttcccactgccagaggacagggttagatgggatactgggaaggaattcttccctgtgagggtgtgaggccctgacacagggtgcccagagcagctgcagctgccccatcccaggaaacatccaaggccaggttggacatggCTTGGaccaacctgggatagtggaaggtgtccctgcccacagcaggaggtGGGACTGCCTgggctttagggtcccttccagcccaaatcaTTCTGAGATTCCATGTTTTAGTTCCTTTGGCACTGACTCTACCCTGAGAGAGGTGGCCAGGCTGGCAAGGGAGACACTCCATGCTGTGGAGCTGAGGCTTCCCAGGCCCTGCAAATATCCACCTGGGCAGGCAAATAATGTGTTCAAACTGATGGCTCtaataaaaaacaaatacaaagaGCAAAGGCCTCGAATGTCCCTATTTGTCTCCTTCACAGAGCTCCTGTGCCAATAAAACTCTTAGTAGCAGTTAGGTTGCTTCAGCCTTTTCTTCACCATTTTCCAAAGCCAGGTCCTGCCTCGTGCCTGAGGGTCTATTTTGAtgcatttttctcttgtttACAAAGATTAAATCCCTCTGTTACATCCATTCGTCCACAGGCAATAGCTGTTGTTTATAAAAGATAAAATTTGAAATCTTGCACATCTTGTTTTCAACTcattttcaattttcatttaagctGTAAATGAGCTGTGGTTTTCCCCGAGGTCTCCCTTTCACTCCACACTGCTGGACAAATACAAATAACTGCTCTGCAAGAAGACTTAGAGAAGAAAATAGTGTTTTCTTCCAGGCAAACCCAGGCCCAGCTCAGAAGTGTCCCAGCCAGAATTATACAGCAGAAATCTGACATGCCAGTTTGAGTGAATCAAGGCTCAGAGAAGTTCATTTCCTCCACGTCATTTTTCCTTCAGGactgtttctatggggaaaggggAGGTTGGAAAACAAAGGTGACACCAAGATATTGAGCAGAGAGAGATTTGGGAAGGGTTTTTCAGTTGTTAAACAGAAGGAGCATAAATGGTCAAAAGGTGAGGAGCTGGACAGAAGGAGCAAGAACTGAGAGCATCTGCTCCATCCTGGATCACAAAGGTTGAATTTCTAGTCCATCCCTATTTAGACTGCTCTCTGTGAAGATGTTCATTTCCCCTGAGGTTTAGGGAACGCTGCTGGATCAGGCATTCACAGGACTGCTGGAACTGAACAAGTGTATGGATTTCCCCATGAGCTGGAGTAGGTTTGACACACAATGTGCTCAAGCAGCAGGCCAGCACACAGAGGCAGGTCCTGCCCCAAGGGGAAGCAGGACTGTGTGTGATGGAGCTGGTGGGTTTTCACAGAAACTGAGGGATAAGCAAATGTGAAGGActctcagagctgggcagaCAGGAACCCACAGCAAAGCCACCCAATTAGGGCAAAATAGAGCCACCAAGGTGGATTTCTCAGGAAAGCCCCTGTGTCCTATATGAATCCAACATTCTTGGGCTGGTGGATCCACTCTGGCAGAGACCTGTGGTTCCTGACAGGTGAGAATCTGGGTGCAGATGACAAAGAGAACAAAGTGTTAGGAGGCTGGGGAGAGCTAAAAGGGGCAGGAGGCTGTTCAGCTGGCTGAAAGCACAGTGTGGGTGCTGCTTCTCTTCTCCCAGAGATGAGAGAGTCACGTCAGTCACCCACCACACATCAACtcccaccctgagctgctgacactgtgggaatggcacaggctgggcccTTCTGGCATCACCCCAGTGCACCTTCCTGGGGGATGGAACCAGGACATTCCTCATCTGATTCAGCCACTGAGTCACTGGCACTGTGGGGTCACACAAGCAGCTGCTTCGCACTGCCCTTGCTCTGGCACAGGGGCCATCCCCAAGGCATGTGCTCTAAGCacccttctcttccttctctgtctcttcttctcctggccaacttttgggctgccctgggagctgcacacTTTGTTTTGTGCATTTCTCCAGCAAAGAGTGGTTCTCAAGCATGGAACAGGTTTCATCATGAAAATGCTCTTTGGAAAAAACCACAGTTGAACTGTTCTGATTTTAAGGGCAGGAAAATCACCATGAAATTACCCAATCTCATTAAAGACAGTGGGGAACTGACCATCTGACAAAACCTGAGCCCTGTGAACCCCTGCAAAGCAATAAGCAGCAACAGATCTGGATGAAGCACCGTGATGCTCACTGCTGTTCAACCAACAACCGTGCACTAAAGGATCATAAATACACAGAACAGCCTCTGTCTCACAGAGCTCCAGCTTGCAGCACATCACCCCTCACGGCTCACTTCCCAACCATCACGCTCTTGCTTATGCATTTAGCTTTGatacaaaaagcaaaaatcaccCACTAGAATTCCAGCAGCCCTCAGACACAGCCCAGCATGGCTTTGCTTCATGGAACAGCTCCTGCCCGTGAAGGAATCTGTGCCTGAACTGCGGATGTGACTGAACTGTAATTAAGCACTGGAATTGCTCACAGAAAACCTGCCCTGTTTGGCTGTAACCAACCACAACAGACACAGGAGCAATGAGCCCTGGCAgactttttccttcatttttttctcttttataaaCCAGACCTTTCAACACCCACGTACTTTACAAGCAAATCCCATTCCTGTGGTGACATGAAGATCTCCATCCATTTCCAGAGCCTCCAGTGCCACTGGctttgctggagctgcccagacAGTTTCACCTTCAAAAAAAAAGTACCATAAAACTGACATAAAACATAAACACATCAAGTTCTATCACCAACCACTCTGGCTCTgtgggagctcagcagtgctccCAAACACCTCAGCATCAGCACCCAGCCAGCCAGACATCCTGCTCACTCCGTGGCTTTTCTGCTCAGCAAAGCAGAATAAATCTGGTGGGGATGGAGCCAGCAACAGCTCTGTGTCACCCTGCCCCCATATCCCCAGTTTCCAGCCTGTGCAGGCTCATCCCCAGCACTCCCTCATCCCACTGTGGCAGGAAAGGTGCTGCTGGAAGGCAGGAGGCGATGTGGGAGCTGGCATAGGAGGTGGCACCAGGAGGTGGTGGGTGCCAGAGCTGTGATGGGCTTGACTGCCAAATTATTCTTTGCCTAATTGGAGTCAAGTCCCCATTTCACAACTGCAGGAAACAGAACCACATTCCCAGCTGCACAGAGCTGAAAACAGGCAGAACAGGGCCTGCAGAGATGAattcccaagtgccacatgGCAGCCCCTGGTTTAGGGCAATTGTTCCTGTTCTTCAAGTGCCTGCAGACCCTGGAGAGAAGCCCCTGaagctgggctgcaccaggggctCCCATCACCCCTCACGCCACCCACCCTGTATTTTTAAAGCCCTTCTTGTTCAATTCCTTCACACAGCACCAGGTGAGAGCAGAGCACACCCTCCTGCAAGAGCTCCCTgggccctgtgtcccccagcccagggactcCTGACAGCAGCTGCCACCCTCAGGCCACATCAGCCTCCTGAAGAACTGTAGGCTTAGCACTTTGAGAGCTAAACCTCGCTCCATAATCCTCTGtgtttcagcctttttttttttttgggttaaATTAACTCAGTGACAGGAACACAACTGCTTTCACACGCTCAGAATTTTGGAGGTCTGAAAGGGAGAGGATGTGGAGAGCAGCAGTAGCAGCACTCCCAGCAAGTGTTTTTGGGGAGGTGTTGGTTAGCAGCTTCCAGACAAGCTCAACTCAGCCCTTTGTGTGTAAAACTCATTTATGCACAAAAGCTGTTGAGGCTCAAGGCAAAGCAGGGACAGACTCAGGCTCCACGTGAGCTGCAAAGGCAGAAATGCCTCAGGAAGGTGCTCTATAGTGAGAGCAGCTCTCAGAGATTCTCTGCTCTCCCACTGCTGCCTGGGTTTGCCTTTTGACAGAACATCCCATCCTTAACTCAAGAATTAAAGAGAAGCTTTATCCACATTTTCCTCCCAAGGGCTCTAACACTGGGGGCAAGAGATACAGATTTTATTGCCATTTTTATTATGAAGCTTTGATTACtcagagctgcaggctgaaggCTCAGTGCTGGGGGTTGGACCTGTTTGTGGACTCTTTGCAGTGCCCTACAGGTGATGTTTGCTTTATCCTACATAGGGAACAAAGCACCTGGTAAcatcaaaaccagcaaaatggTACAATTCACCTCCAGAGATGGGAGAGGCCTGACAAACCCAATGAGAGACATATGCAAGAAACTGCAAACAGCCATAAACACCCTGTTGGGTTTTGTCCTTGCTTTCCTGACTGCTTTTGCTTTATACAAGCTGTGTGTGGCTGCAGTGACCATCT
This DNA window, taken from Passer domesticus isolate bPasDom1 chromosome 14, bPasDom1.hap1, whole genome shotgun sequence, encodes the following:
- the NMB gene encoding neuromedin-B isoform X2, whose protein sequence is MALRCVLLLLCGAALGPAVHLDFAEHRSQAAKIKVNPRGNLWATGHFMGKKSVTGSQHLEAAEEPAVPVVFGPSLRALLEDMMELLTRELLKILLQERLLDENQGKYDLTGQETGLLTKVLEKYFSN
- the NMB gene encoding neuromedin-B isoform X1, giving the protein MALRCVLLLLCGAALGPAVHLDFAEHRSQAAKIKVNPRGNLWATGHFMGKKSVTGSQHLEAAEEPAVPVVFGPSLRALLEDMMELLTRELLKILLQERLLDENQGKYDLTGQVSPTCAVPLRQMPEELSSSTACR